The Astatotilapia calliptera chromosome 17, fAstCal1.2, whole genome shotgun sequence genome has a segment encoding these proteins:
- the LOC113008648 gene encoding tetraspanin-8-like encodes MAQINICLKHIFTVFNIFFMLAGGVAIALALWYQFFMDVRGYNLEGRSTQLFILYVVGCIAMMIALLGAYGAHKESKVALIMFLVFMVIGCLVMLIIGIPAAIIHPQLKGIVEQTFRRFVPLDKSSEDVRNMAEVIQEKFHCCGLFSYKDWENIPDSCVCSQEEEKEGKCQTVENNTFMLQRMSVYTKTCFPTIMDHIQFHYNIMLVVSFTLAVLALLGMILSSIMIHQLYYPNRHTIVVSMMPPKYEELHNTPAY; translated from the exons ATGGCTCAGATCAACATCTGCCTCAAACACATCTTCACTGTCTTCAACATATTCTTCATG CTTGCTGGTGGAGTAGCCATCGCCCTCGCTCTGTGGTATCAGTTCTTCATGGACGTTCGAGGATATAAC CTGGAGGGTCGCTCCACCCAACTCTTCATCCTCTACGTGGTGGGCTGCATCGCCATGATGATCGCCTTGCTGGGAGCCTACGGAGCCCACAAGGAGAGCAAAGTGGCCCTGATCATG TTCCTGGTGTTTATGGTCATTGGATGCTTGGTGATGCTCATAATTGGAATCCCTGCTGCCATCATTCATCCTCAG CTCAAAGGCATCGTGGAGCAGACTTTCAGGAGGTTTGTGCCTCTGGACAAATCTTCAGAGGATGTGAGGAACATGGCTGAGGTCATTCAGGAGAAG TTTCACTGCTGTGGTCTGTTCAGCTACAAAGACTGGGAGAACATCCCCGACTCCTGTGTATGCagccaggaggaggagaaggagggcaAGTGTCAGACTGTCGAAAACAAC ACTTTCATGCTGCAGAGAATGTCCGTCTACACTAAG ACCTGCTTTCCCACGATCATGGACCACATTCAGTTTCATTACAACATCATGCTTGTGGTCAGCTTCACTCTGGCTGTTCTAGCT CTGCTTGGCATGATTCTGTCCTCCATCATGATTCACCAGCTGTATTACCCAAACAGACACACCATCGTGGTCTCCATGATGCCACCAAAATACGAGGAGCTGCACAACACCCCGGCATACTAG